From a region of the Acanthochromis polyacanthus isolate Apoly-LR-REF ecotype Palm Island chromosome 3, KAUST_Apoly_ChrSc, whole genome shotgun sequence genome:
- the map1lc3c gene encoding microtubule-associated proteins 1A/1B light chain 3C: MRHSRYLTSARRRAPRTDRDAGRMPPFDKSQLNNKRFKQRKTFATRRQEVAGIRSKFPNKVPVIIERYEREKFLPPLDKTKFLVPHELTMTQFVTVIRKRMALLPSQAFYLLINNSGLPSMSLTMAQVYKDHQDEDGFLYMTYASQEMFGRRAAPRSASVC; this comes from the exons ATGCGCCACAGCCGCTATTTAACCTCAGCACGGCGCAGAGCTCCGAGGACGGACCGAGACGCCGGCAGGATGCCCCCCTTCGACAAGAGCCAGCTGAACAACAAACGCTTCAAACAGCGCAAGACTTTCG CGACACGCAGGCAGGAGGTGGCGGGGATCCGGTCCAAGTTCCCCAACAAGGTGCCG GTCATCATCGAGCGCTACGAGCGGGAGAAGTTCCTGCCTCCTCTGGACAAGACCAAGTTCCTGGTTCCCCACGAGCTCACCATGACGCAGTTCGTCACCGTCATCAG GAAGCGCATGGCGCTGCTGCCCAGTCAGGCCTTCTACCTGCTCATCAACAACAGCGGGCTGCCCAGCATGTCGCTCACCATGGCTCAGGTGTACAAGGACCACCAGGACGAGGACGGCTTCCTCTACATGACCTACGCCTCGCAGGAGATGTTCGGACGGCGAGCAGCTCCACGCTCGGCCTCCGTCTGCTGA